In Zingiber officinale cultivar Zhangliang chromosome 3B, Zo_v1.1, whole genome shotgun sequence, a single window of DNA contains:
- the LOC122055873 gene encoding IQ domain-containing protein IQM1-like isoform X1: MSNKVFCLAETKVAVARSMSFGDRESNKILRKSISFKRSDSSNKMVSSEVPGMERSLSFKHWEPQVTKIEGAATDKQAVEELKIQANFPAPIVELPQRQLLEFSSPRPLCELDAAATTLQKVYKSYRTRRNLADCAVLVEEFWWRALDFASLRSSSVSFFNVEKPEPAVSKWARAKKRLARVGKGLSKDEKAQQLALRHWLEAIDPRHRYGHNLHLYYDIWFASESTQPFFYWLDVGDGREVNLEECSRNKLQQQCITYLGPVSSLFKSLDLCSVFLSDVILCRIQYDQPLAYDFEAIYLIAFIYLQKEREGYEVIVDDGKLVYKKSEMPVNTTEGSKWIFVLSTSRSLYVGKKNKGTFQHSSFLAGGATTSAGRLVAKEGILQAIWPYSGHYLPTEENFKEFISFLEDNNVDLTNVKKCSVDDDDYNLSNKGHASDLPEVLSQEAIKSKVEASKCDPRGTDQRSEKPAPTPVARQQSRKWATAAGARISCVRDYPSDLQSRALEQVNLSPRVVLSPITNNFNAPIPSPRPSPKVRVSPRVQFMGIPTPAASPSQSRLPYIGIPSPKVSLRLPKQKTRTA, from the exons ATGAGTAATAAAGTCTTCTGCTTGGCCGAGACAAAGGTTGCAGTAGCGAGATCTATGAGTTTTGGTGACAGAGAATCCAACAAGATCTTGAGAAAATCGATCAGTTTCAAAAGAAGTGATTCGTCTAATAAGATGGTATCCAGCGAAGTACCAGGGATGGAGAGATCACTGAGCTTCAAGCACTGGGAGCCCCAGGTGACAAAGATCGAAGGAGCAGCTACTGATAAGCAGGCCGTAGAAGAACTCAAGATTCAAGCAAATTTTCCAGCGCCGATTGTCGAGCTCCCCCAGCGGCAGCTGCTCGAGTTCTCATCCCCGAGGCCATTATGCGAACTCGATGCAGCAGCAACCACGCTGCAAAAGGTCTACAAGAGTTACAGAACAAGGAGGAATCTTGCAGATTGTGCAGTACTTGTGGAAGAATTCTG GTGGAGAGCACTTGATTTTGCATCTCTCAGAAGCAGCTCTGTGTCATTTTTCAACGTTGAGAAGCCGGAGCCTGCAGTTTCTAAGTGGGCAAGGGCAAAGAAAAGACTAGCCAGA GTTGGTAAGGGTCTCTCCAAAGATGAGAAAGCTCAGCAACTAGCATTGAGACATTGGCTAGAAGCT ATTGATCCAAGACATAGGTATGGGCACAACTTACATTTGTATTATGATATCTGGTTTGCAAGTGAAAGCACCCAACCATTCTTTTACTG GTTGGATGTTGGAGATGGAAGAGAAGTGAATCTTGAGGAGTGCTCGAGAAACAAGCTTCAACAGCAGTGCATCACATACCTTGGTCCGGTGAGCTCCTTGTTCAAATCATTAGATTTATGTTCTGTATTTTTAAGTGATGTAATACTGTGTCGTATCCAATATGATCAACCCCTAGCTTATGATTTTGAAGCAATATATCTCATTGCGTTCATTTACTTGCAGAAAGAGAGGGAAGGATATGAAGTCATAGTAGACGATGGAAAGCTGGTTTACAAGAAAAGTGAGATGCCAGTGAATACTACTGAGGGTTCCAAATGGATATTTGTTCTCAGCACATCTAGATCACTATATGTGGGGAAG AAGAACAAGGGCACATTCCAACACTCCAGTTTCTTAGCTGGGGGAGCAACAACATCAGCAGGAAGACTAGTTGCGAAAGAAGGCATACTCCAG GCTATATGGCCATACAGTGGTCATTATCTTCCGACAGAGGAAAACTTTAAGGAGTTCATCAGTTTTCTGGAGGACAATAACGTGGATCTAACCAATGTTAAG AAATGTTCCGTCGACGACGACGACTACAACTTATCCAACAAGGGCCACGCCAGCGACCTCCCCGAAGTACTCTCCCAGGAGGCGATCAAATCCAAGGTCGAGGCAAGCAAATGCGACCCTCGGGGGACAGATCAGCGATCCGAGAAGCCGGCTCCGACTCCGGTCGCCAGGCAGCAATCCCGGAAGTGGGCGACGGCGGCCGGCGCCCGGATCAGCTGCGTCCGGGACTACCCGTCCGACCTCCAGTCGCGGGCGCTGGAGCAGGTCAACCTCTCGCCGCGCGTCGTCCTCTCCCCCATCACCAACAACTTCAACGCCCCGATCCCGTCGCCGCGGCCGAGCCCTAAGGTCCGCGTATCGCCGCGGGTACAGTTCATGGGCATCCCGACGCCGGCGGCGTCGCCGTCGCAGTCACGGCTCCCGTACATTGGCATCCCCTCGCCCAAAGTGTCCCTCCGGCTCCCCAAGCAAAAGACGAGGACGGCGTGA
- the LOC122055872 gene encoding carbamoyl-phosphate synthase large chain, chloroplastic-like, producing MALCYHHLLHLPSRRSLLPSTPSLASYLPPLLKPFPSSRLPLTRLLHRFVPRASARREAERPDAAGLHPVGGKRTDIKKIMILGAGPIVIGQACEFDYSGTQACKALVDEGYEVVLVNSNPATIMTDPDLAHRTYVGPMTPELVEQVLDAERPDAILPTMGGQTALNLAVALAESGALARRGIELIGAKLDAIRAAEDRDLFKRAMDRIGLRTPPSGIGTTLDECLAIAEDIGGFPLIIRPAFTLGGTGGGIAYNGDEFEAICRAGLAASLTSQVLVEKSLLGWKEYELEVMRDLADNVVIICSIENIDPMGVHTGDSITVAPAQTLTDKEYQRLRDYSVAIIREIGVECGGSNVQFAVNPVDGEVMVIEMNPRVSRSSALASKATGFPIAKMAAKLSVGYTLDQIPNDITKKTPASFEPSIDYVVTKIPRFAFEKFPGSEPILTTQMKSVGEAMALGRTFQESFQKAVRSLESGYSGWGCARIKELNWDWDQLKYSMRVPNPDRIHAVYAAMMKGMNIEEIHELSLIDKWFLFQLKELVDVEQFLLSQKLDQLTKDDMYEIKRRGFSDKQIAYATSSSEGDVRKKRLSLGVIPAYKRVDTCAAEFEANTPYMYSSYDFECESTPTQKKKVLILGGGPNRIGQGIEFDYCCCHAAFALKENGYETIMMNSNPETVSTDYDTSDRLYFEPLTIEDVLNVIDLERPDGIIVQFGGQTPLKLALPIQHYLEEQKLLSSTGTELVQIWGTSPDSIDAAEDRERFNAILNDLKIEQPNGGIAKSERDAISIASDIGYPVVVRPSYVLGGRGMEIVYSDDKLVKYLETAVEVDPERPVLIDKYLNDAIEIDVDALADFKGNVVIGGIMEHIEQAGVHSGDSACSLPTKTVSSKCLDIIKQWTTKLAKRLSVCGLMNCQYAITAAGDVYLLEANPRASRTVPFVSKAIGHPLAKYASLVMSGKTLHELGFTKEVVPRHVSVKEAVLPFEKFQGCDVLLGPEMRSTGEVMGIDFDFHVAFAKAQIAAGQKLPVTGTIFLSLNDLTKPHLASLARGFLELGFKIVATSGTARVLELEGISVEVVFKMHEGRPHAGDMLANGDIQAMVITSSGDALDAIDGRQLRRMALAYKIPIITTVAGAMATVEAIKSLKHSSIQMLALQDYFNVPEQQIKLQTASSSV from the exons ATGGCTCTTTGTTACCACCACCTCCTTCACCTGCCCTCGCGCCGCTCTCTGTTACCCAGTACCCCCTCCTTAGCCTCCTATCTGCCGCCTCTCCTCAAGCCCTTCCCAAGTTCCCGTCTCCCCCTCACTCGCCTCCTACACCGCTTCGTCCCCCGCGCCTCAGCCCGGCGGGAGGCGGAGAGGCCTGATGCCGCGGGACTTCATCCTGTGGGGGGAAAACGTACGGACATCAAGAAGATTATGATCCTGGGCGCCGGGCCGATCGTGATCGGGCAGGCGTGCGAGTTCGATTACTCCGGCACGCAGGCGTGCAAAGCCCTGGTGGACGAGGGCTACGAGGTGGTGCTGGTGAATTCCAATCCAGCTACCATAATGACCGACCCTGACCTCGCCCACCGCACCTATGTGGGACCCATGACCCCGGAGCTGGTCGAGCAGGTGCTCGATGCCGAGCGGCCTGATGCCATCCTCCCCACGATGGGCGGCCAGACTGCTCTCAATCTCGCCGTCGCGCTCGCGGAGTCTGGCGCCCTTGCTCGCCGCGGGATCGAGCTTATTGGCGCCAAGCTGGATGCCATCCGCGCCGCTGAGGACCGCGACCTCTTCAAGCGCGCTATGGATCGCATCGGCCTCCGCACGCCGCCGTCTGGCATCGGCACTACCCTGGATGAGTGTCTAGCCATTGCTGAAGACATCGGTGGTTTCCCCCTCATTATACGTCCTGCCTTCACCCTTGGCGGCACTGGTGGTGGCATCGCGTACAACGGTGACGAGTTTGAAGCTATTTGTCGCGCTGGACTTGCCGCTAGCCTTACATCCCAGGTCCTGGTCGAAAAATCGCTTCTTGGGTGGAAAGAGTACGAGCTGGAGGTGATGCGTGACCTTGCCGACAATGTCGTGATCATCTGCTCAATTGAGAACATTGATCCCATGGGTGTACACACAGGGGATTCAATCACAGTGGCACCTGCACAGACATTGACGGATAAGGAGTACCAGAGGTTGAGGGACTATTCGGTAGCAATCATTCGAGAAATCGGGGTGGAATGCGGGGGCTCTAATGTGCAGTTCGCGGTTAATCCAGTGGATGGGGAGGTGATGGTGATTGAGATGAACCCTAGAGTCTCAAGATCATCCGCACTTGCCTCGAAAGCAACTGGCTTTCCCATTGCTAAGATGGCTGCTAAGCTGTCTGTGGGTTATACCCTTGATCAGATTCCAAATGATATCACCAAGAAAACGCCAGCTAGTTTTGAGCCATCTATAGACTATGTGGTTACAAAG ATCCCTCGATTTGCCTTTGAGAAATTTCCTGGTTCAGAACCAATCTTAACAACCCAGATGAAATCGGTGGGTGAAGCAATGGCACTCGGTAGGACTTTCCAAGAGTCCTTCCAAAAGGCAGTTAGATCGTTGGAGTCTGGATATTCTGGGTGGGGTTGTGCACGTATCAAGGAACTCAACTGGGATTGGGATCAGTTGAAGTACAGTATGAGAGTGCCTAATCCAGATCGTATACACGCTGTATATGCAGCAATGATGAAAGGAATGAACATAGAAGAAATTCATGAGCTGAGTCTTATTGACAAATGGTTTCTTTTCCAACTAAAAGAGTTGGTAGATGTGGAACAATTCCTCTTGTCACAGAAGTTGGACCAGCTGACAAAGGATGATATGTATGAAATTAAAAGGAGAGGCTTTAGTGATAAGCAGATAGCATATGCAACATCTTCCTCTGAGGGAGATGTACGAAAAAAACGCTTGTCACTAGGTGTGATCCCCGCATACAAAAGGGTTGATACATGTGCTGCAGAGTTTGAGGCAAACACTCCCTACATGTACTCCTCTTATGATTTTGAATGCGAATCAACTCCCACTCAAAAGAAAAAAGTGCTGATATTGGGAGGTGGACCAAATCGTATTGGCCAGGGTATTGAGTTTGATTACTGCTGCTGTCATGCTGCTTTTGCCCTTAAAGAG AACGGATATGAGACAATCATGATGAATTCCAACCCAGAGACTGTATCCACAGACTACGACACTAGTGATCGTTTGTACTTTGAACCTTTGACTATCGAGGATGTTTTAAATGTGATTGACTTGGAGAGGCCTGATGGCATTATCGTGCAGTTTGGTGGACAAACACCGCTAAAGCTTGCTCTTCCTATACAACATTACCTCGAAGAGCAAAAATTGTTGTCTTCCACTGGAACAGAGCTTGTTCAAATATGGGGAACATCACCTGATTCCATTGACGCTGCAGAAGATAGAGAACGGTTTAATGCAATTCTCAATGACCTTAAGATCGAACAACCTAATGGAGGCATAGCAAAGAGTGAAAGAGATGCCATCTCAATTGCCAGTGACATTGGCTATCCTGTTGTTGTCAGACCTTCATATGTCTTGGGTGGACGAGGAATGGAAATAGTTTATAGTGATGATAAACTTGTAAAATACCTTGAGACTGCAGTAGAGGTGGATCCAGAACGTCCTGTCTTGATAGATAAGTATCTCAATGATGCCATTGAAATCGATGTTGATGCATTAGCTGACTTTAAGGGGAATGTGGTGATTGGTGGCATTATGGAGCACATAGAGCAAGCTGGTGTTCATTCTGGTGATTCAGCATGTTCACTTCCCACAAAAACTGTGTCAAGTAAGTGCTTAGATATAATTAAACAATGGACGACAAAGCTGGCCAAACGACTAAGTGTATGTGGGCTTATGAATTGTCAGTATGCTATTACTGCTGCTGGAGATGTATATCTTCTCGAAGCAAATCCACGCGCTTCTCGCACTGTGCCTTTTGTTTCTAAAGCTATTGGTCACCCACTGGCAAAATATGCTTCCCTTGTTATGTCAGGAAAAACTTTGCATGAACTTGGATTCACAAAGGAGGTGGTCCCAAGGCATGTGTCGGTGAAGGAGGCTGTACTTCCTTTTGAAAAATTCCAAGGTTGTGATGTGCTTCTCGGTCCAGAGATGCGTAGCACTGGAGAAGTTATGGGAATTGATTTCGACTTTCATGTGGCTTTTGCCAAGGCACAGATTGCTGCTGGCCAGAAGCTGCCGGTTACTGGTACAATATTTCTCAGTCTAAATGATCTGACAAAGCCACACCTTGCTTCCCTTGCTCGTGGATTCCTGGAACTTGGTTTCAAAATTGTTGCAACTTCTGGGACAGCTAGAGTACTAGAATTGGAGGGTATCTCAGTTGAGGTTGTTTTTAAAATGCATGAAGGGAGACCTCATGCAGGGGATATGTTAGCAAATGGAGACATACAAGCTATGGTAATAACAAGTTCAGGTGATGCACTTGATGCAATTGATGGAAGGCAACTGAGGAGAATGGCATTGGCATACAAGATCCCAATTATAACTACAGTGGCTGGAGCCATGGCTACTGTGGAAGCTATTAAGAGCTTGAAGCATAGCTCTATCCAAATGTTAGCCTTGCAAGATTATTTTAATGTTCCAGAGCAACAGATAAAATTGCAGACAGCTTCATCTTCTGTTTAA
- the LOC122055873 gene encoding IQ domain-containing protein IQM1-like isoform X2, whose translation MSNKVFCLAETKVAVARSMSFGDRESNKILRKSISFKRSDSSNKMVSSEVPGMERSLSFKHWEPQVTKIEGAATDKQAVEELKIQANFPAPIVELPQRQLLEFSSPRPLCELDAAATTLQKVYKSYRTRRNLADCAVLVEEFWWRALDFASLRSSSVSFFNVEKPEPAVSKWARAKKRLARVGKGLSKDEKAQQLALRHWLEAIDPRHRYGHNLHLYYDIWFASESTQPFFYWLDVGDGREVNLEECSRNKLQQQCITYLGPKEREGYEVIVDDGKLVYKKSEMPVNTTEGSKWIFVLSTSRSLYVGKKNKGTFQHSSFLAGGATTSAGRLVAKEGILQAIWPYSGHYLPTEENFKEFISFLEDNNVDLTNVKKCSVDDDDYNLSNKGHASDLPEVLSQEAIKSKVEASKCDPRGTDQRSEKPAPTPVARQQSRKWATAAGARISCVRDYPSDLQSRALEQVNLSPRVVLSPITNNFNAPIPSPRPSPKVRVSPRVQFMGIPTPAASPSQSRLPYIGIPSPKVSLRLPKQKTRTA comes from the exons ATGAGTAATAAAGTCTTCTGCTTGGCCGAGACAAAGGTTGCAGTAGCGAGATCTATGAGTTTTGGTGACAGAGAATCCAACAAGATCTTGAGAAAATCGATCAGTTTCAAAAGAAGTGATTCGTCTAATAAGATGGTATCCAGCGAAGTACCAGGGATGGAGAGATCACTGAGCTTCAAGCACTGGGAGCCCCAGGTGACAAAGATCGAAGGAGCAGCTACTGATAAGCAGGCCGTAGAAGAACTCAAGATTCAAGCAAATTTTCCAGCGCCGATTGTCGAGCTCCCCCAGCGGCAGCTGCTCGAGTTCTCATCCCCGAGGCCATTATGCGAACTCGATGCAGCAGCAACCACGCTGCAAAAGGTCTACAAGAGTTACAGAACAAGGAGGAATCTTGCAGATTGTGCAGTACTTGTGGAAGAATTCTG GTGGAGAGCACTTGATTTTGCATCTCTCAGAAGCAGCTCTGTGTCATTTTTCAACGTTGAGAAGCCGGAGCCTGCAGTTTCTAAGTGGGCAAGGGCAAAGAAAAGACTAGCCAGA GTTGGTAAGGGTCTCTCCAAAGATGAGAAAGCTCAGCAACTAGCATTGAGACATTGGCTAGAAGCT ATTGATCCAAGACATAGGTATGGGCACAACTTACATTTGTATTATGATATCTGGTTTGCAAGTGAAAGCACCCAACCATTCTTTTACTG GTTGGATGTTGGAGATGGAAGAGAAGTGAATCTTGAGGAGTGCTCGAGAAACAAGCTTCAACAGCAGTGCATCACATACCTTGGTCCG AAAGAGAGGGAAGGATATGAAGTCATAGTAGACGATGGAAAGCTGGTTTACAAGAAAAGTGAGATGCCAGTGAATACTACTGAGGGTTCCAAATGGATATTTGTTCTCAGCACATCTAGATCACTATATGTGGGGAAG AAGAACAAGGGCACATTCCAACACTCCAGTTTCTTAGCTGGGGGAGCAACAACATCAGCAGGAAGACTAGTTGCGAAAGAAGGCATACTCCAG GCTATATGGCCATACAGTGGTCATTATCTTCCGACAGAGGAAAACTTTAAGGAGTTCATCAGTTTTCTGGAGGACAATAACGTGGATCTAACCAATGTTAAG AAATGTTCCGTCGACGACGACGACTACAACTTATCCAACAAGGGCCACGCCAGCGACCTCCCCGAAGTACTCTCCCAGGAGGCGATCAAATCCAAGGTCGAGGCAAGCAAATGCGACCCTCGGGGGACAGATCAGCGATCCGAGAAGCCGGCTCCGACTCCGGTCGCCAGGCAGCAATCCCGGAAGTGGGCGACGGCGGCCGGCGCCCGGATCAGCTGCGTCCGGGACTACCCGTCCGACCTCCAGTCGCGGGCGCTGGAGCAGGTCAACCTCTCGCCGCGCGTCGTCCTCTCCCCCATCACCAACAACTTCAACGCCCCGATCCCGTCGCCGCGGCCGAGCCCTAAGGTCCGCGTATCGCCGCGGGTACAGTTCATGGGCATCCCGACGCCGGCGGCGTCGCCGTCGCAGTCACGGCTCCCGTACATTGGCATCCCCTCGCCCAAAGTGTCCCTCCGGCTCCCCAAGCAAAAGACGAGGACGGCGTGA
- the LOC122055870 gene encoding BTB/POZ domain and ankyrin repeat-containing protein NPR1-like has translation MEASHPFSDSDITSAGLYYADPSPSPPIPPAEVAALSRLSEHLASLLRAPTLDFCSDASIFVRSVGEENPRSVRVHRCVLAARSPFFRDKFAEGAKELELEKLVGDFEVGLQALQTVIQYVYTGRLEELPVGVAECVDESYCRHEACWPAVHFMLQVLHAASTFDINELVSVFQRRLLDILEKVATDDILSVLFVANLSKRFCQRLVDKCICIVVESDINYITLEKKLPPDVVCQIQQLRSDLGLNGRQNGIPDKHEKSIFSALDLDDIELVKMLLDEGNTTLDDAKALHYAVGYCDLKITKELLDLNRADVNGRDHRNYTVLHMAAMRKEPEIIMSLLTKGAQPFETTPDGRTALQIAKRLTRYMDYCRETEQCKPSPKERLCIEMLERAEHRDSSTEVTSVPAEMKSDNPLEKLLYLESRVWLAERLYPTEAKAAMKLANVEGTPKFKSSFYLCAGNKRSAEDVVKMSFKMTKEHLSRIEALSKTVQLGMQFFPRCSRVIEKILGDDLSELSIIEHIDTEERKNRYNEILEDMNDAFTKDIHAIEKAGPRSASTSKSARSTKTKIAKR, from the exons ATGGAGGCGAGTCATCCCTTCTCCGACTCCGATATCACTAGCGCCGGTCTCTACTACGCTGACCCCTCTCCCTCCCCTCCCATTCCCCCTGCAGAGGTCGCCGCTCTCAGCCGGCTCTCAGAGCATCTCGCCTCCCTCCTCCGAGCCCCTACACTCGACTTCTGCTCCGATGCTTCGATCTTCGTGCGATCTGTGGGGGAGGAGAACCCCCGCTCTGTCCGTGTCCACCGATGTGTCCTCGCTGCGCGGAGTCCCTTCTTCCGCGACAAGTTCGCGGAGGGGGCGAAGGAGCTCGAGCTCGAGAAGCTGGTGGGGGATTTCGAGGTAGGGTTACAGGCTTTGCAAACGGTGATCCAGTATGTCTACACGGGTCGGCTGGAGGAGCTACCTGTGGGCGTGGCGGAGTGCGTCGATGAGAGCTACTGCCGCCACGAGGCCTGCTGGCCGGCCGTCCATTTCATGCTCCAGGTGCTCCACGCCGCCTCCACCTTCGATATCAATGAGCTCGTGAGCGTATTTCAG CGACGGCTCCTTGACATTCTTGAGAAGGTAGCAACAGACGACATCTTGTCAGTTTTATTCGTTGCAAATCTGAGCAAAAGATTTTGCCAGAGATTGGTTGACAAGTGCATCTGCATAGTTGTTGAATCTGATATTAATTACATTACCCTTGAGAAAAAGTTGCCACCAGATGTTGTATGTCAAATTCAGCAGCTCCGTTCAGATTTGGGACTGAATGGAAGACAGAACGGCATCCCTGATAAGCATGAAAAGAGCATCTTTAGTGCTCTCGATTTAGATGATATCGAATTAGTCAAAATGCTTTTGGATGAAGGAAACACCACCTTGGACGATGCAAAAGCCCTGCATTATGCAGTTGGCTATTGTGATCTCAAGATTACAAAAGAGCTTCTGGATCTTAATCGTGCAGATGTCAATGGCAGAGACCACAGGAATTACACCGTGCTCCATATGGCTGCAATGCGTAAGGAACCTGAAATCATTATGTCCTTGTTAACAAAGGGAGCCCAACCATTTGAGACAACACCAGATGGAAGAACAGCACTTCAAATTGCCAAGAGGCTTACCAGATATATGGATTACTGCAGAGAAACTGAACAATGTAAGCCTTCCCCCAAGGAACGCCTGTGCATTGAGATGTTGGAGCGAGCTGAACACAGAGATTCATCCACAGAAGTAACTTCAGTTCCAGCTGAGATGAAAAGCGACAATCCACTCGAGAAGTTATTGTACCTGGAAAGTAGAG TTTGGCTAGCAGAGAGATTATATCCAACAGAAGCGAAAGCTGCCATGAAATTAGCTAACGTGGAGGGTACACCAAAGTTCAAGTCAAGCTTCTATCTTTGTGCTGGAAACAAGAGATCTGCTGAGGATGTAGTCAAAATGTCTTTTAAGATGACGAAAGAGCACTTATCGCGAATAGAAGCTCTATCAAAGACAG TGCAACTTGGAATGCAGTTCTTTCCGCGATGCTCCAGAGTGATTGAGAAGATACTGGGTGATGATTTATCGGAGCTGTCTATCATCGAACACATCGACACTGAAGAGCGAAAAAACAGGTATAATGAGATTCTGGAAGATATGAACGATGCATTTACCAAAGATATACATGCAATAGAAAAAGCTGGCCCACGCTCTGCCTCGACTTCTAAATCTGCACGATCGACTAAGACTAAGATTGCCAAGAGATGA